TGGAAGGAGTTGGCGGCGAGCATCAAGCAGTTGGCGAAGGACTACAGCCTCGAGTTGCTCGCGATGGAGCAGCCGTCGCAGGACCCGGCGACGATGGAGCAGGCGTTCCAGGCGGCTGTCGAGATCGGCATCCCCGTCGTCAACTGCGGTCCCGGGGGGAAATCCGACGACGAAGAGGCGTGGCCCAAAGTCATCGACTCCCTCGGCAAGCTCTCCGAGATGGCAGCGAGGTACGGTGTGACGCTTTGCGTCAAGGCGCACGTGGGCGGCAGCATCTACAACACGCCGACGACGCTCCGGGCGATGCAGGAGATCACGTCGCCAGCGTTCGGGATCGACATGGACCCGTCGCACATCTACCGGGCGGGCGAGAACCCGGTCGAGGCGGTCGCCGCCGTCGTGTCGCGCGTCAAGCACATCCACATCCGCGACTGCAAGGGTCGGC
The sequence above is drawn from the Candidatus Poribacteria bacterium genome and encodes:
- a CDS encoding sugar phosphate isomerase/epimerase, with translation MKLGANSVLFGGYDMETAFRCIAMSGYDGIEVSAIGGMSEHLVLGRWKELAASIKQLAKDYSLELLAMEQPSQDPATMEQAFQAAVEIGIPVVNCGPGGKSDDEEAWPKVIDSLGKLSEMAARYGVTLCVKAHVGGSIYNTPTTLRAMQEITSPAFGIDMDPSHIYRAGENPVEAVAAVVSRVKHIHIRDCKGRQQSPGKPEMQANGRGDIDLVGYLRVLHENGYKGPVDLEVIGAKEYSLEQCCGIAAESRGHMQACLQACGAR